A part of Aegilops tauschii subsp. strangulata cultivar AL8/78 chromosome 2, Aet v6.0, whole genome shotgun sequence genomic DNA contains:
- the LOC109765878 gene encoding uncharacterized protein, whose product MAFLLPKLTTPPCRSPPPTPPKSQLGLPSHGAGGRLHCSGPAQAAAPTHLNLPLLLSASQQEAPTAKSAETRSRAATAGGGGGDPRRSDFYLNLGAAVRALRDDLPAVFLREPNYDIYREDITFVDPLNTFHGIDNYKTIFWALRFHGRLLFSEIGLDVSRIWQLTETSIVVRWELWGTPRVPWESYGCFSGTSRYKVDRNGKIYEHKVDNLALDFPRPAVKVGSITNLVVAAYPPSPNPTFWDVVGTGDGCSWTKLYRAVLETVEREGDIPAGICMEAEALLSWKASLAGANESLSSWSLANSTGICHWMYISCNSARSTIVNLNISGASLNGTLDKFNFSAFPNLKKLILFQNGLYGNIPEGISNLTSLVQLQISSNWYVTGTIPRGIGRLKQLTELQLGGLGLDGAALPEEIGNLTSLTKIALYSINLTGSIPLTFGRLKKLRLLNLRNNSLTGHIPLEIGNMTELHRMDLTQNYLHGQIPDTVSRLVKLNRLLLSENQLGGDVIHELGNSSMLSYINMAKNSFSGVFPPSICAGGALVTVLAAYNGFTSLRSMTFQNCTTLEHIDFTENKIVADLMACFGKPPEQLRGLTVSNNHLYGTLLTDDGEVFLCNSTRLSLLDLSNNALNGDLSNSKCLWNMRHLEFMDLSSNSLSGVVPFLATPNRNLQSLHLANNHFSGAFPLVLKKSKKLITLDLGGNNFSGGIPSWISKSLPDLRFLLLSSNMFDGIIPSQILQFRQLQLLDLSKNKFTGRIPSNFGNFTGMIQEQKNGNSTYCYLPAEQLRIVLKNEGYLYNFTISFIVGMDLSSNFLSQEIPKGLTSLVGLRYLNLSRNHLSGGIPGDVGNLALLESLDLSENQLSGEIPPSLADLKALGTLNLSTNGLSGRIPTGSQLQTFPDPSIYSNNPGLCGFPLQDCVNPSASNQNDMKQDEDMETLWLYCFVVAGVIFGFWLYWGMLFCKETWRHVFYQYVDSMQDKVITKKIAAYRASKLRHE is encoded by the exons ATGGCCTTCCTCCTCCCCAAGCTCACCACGCCGCCCTGCAGATCGCCGCCGCCCACTCCTCCCAAGTCCCAGCTCGGCCTGCCAAGCCACGGAGCCGGCGGCAGGCTCCACTGCTCCGGCCCGGCGCAGGCCGCCGCGCCGACCCACCTCAACCTCCCGCTCCTCCTCAGCGCCTCGCAGCAAGAGGCCCCCACGGCCAAGTCCGCGGAGACCAGGAGCAGGGCTGCgaccgccggcggcggcggcggggacccgCGAAGGTCGGATTTTTACCTCAACCTTGGGGCGGCGGTGCGCGCGCTGCGGGACGACCTGCCGGCCGTGTTTCTCCGGGAGCCCAACTACGACATCTACCG CGAAGACATCACATTTGTTGATCCGTTGAACACTTTCCATGGGATCGACAACTACAAAACAATCTTCTGGGCTCTCAGATTCCACGGTCGTCTACTATTCAGTGAAATTGGGCTTGATGTGTCACGCATTTGGCAACTAACAGAAACCTCGATAGTTGTCCGGTGGGAACTGTGGGGCACACCGCGTGTCCCGTGGGAATCATATGGCTGCTTCAGTGGCACATCCAGGTACAAAGTCGACAGGAACGGGAAAATTTACGAGCATAAAGTCGACAACTTGGCATTGGACTTCCCCCGGCCGGCTGTCAAAGTGGGCAGCATTACTAACTTAGTAGTTGCTGCATACCCACCGAGCCCCAATCCTACTTTCTGGGATGTGGTTGGGACAGGCGATGGATGCTCATGGACAAAGCTTTACCGAGCGGTGCTGGAGACAGTAGAGCGGGAAGGTGACATCCCCGCAGGCATTTGCATGGAAG CTGAAGCTCTTCTGAGTTGGAAGGCCAGTTTGGCCGGTGCCAATGAGTCCCTAAGCTCATGGTCATTGGCCAACTCCACCGGCATCTGCCACTGGATGTACATCAGTTGCAACTCTGCCAGGAGCACCATCGTCAACCTCAACATCAGCGGTGCGAGTCTGAATGGCACACTTGACAAGTTCAACTTCTCAGCTTTCCCCAACCTGAAGAAGCTCATCCTATTTCAGAACGGTCTGTATGGCAACATTCCAGAAGGGATCAGTAACCTGACAAGCCTGGTGCAGTTGCAGATCAGCAGCAACTGGTATGTAACTGGTACAATTCCCCGTGGCATTGGCCGGCTGAAGCAGCTCACTGAACTGCAACTGGGAGGTTTGGGTCTTGATGGTGCGGCGCTACCTGAAGAGATTGGTAACTTGACAAGCTTGACGAAGATTGCTCTCTACTCAATCAATTTGACTGGATCAATCCCGCTAACATTCGGGAGACTGAAGAAGCTCCGGCTGCTGAACCTGAGAAACAACAGTCTGACAGGGCACATCCCGCTGGAGATTGGTAACATGACAGAATTACACCGCATGGACCTGACGCAGAACTATTTACATGGCCAGATACCAGATACAGTCTCTCGTTTGGTAAAGCTAAACCGCTTGTTACTGTCAGAAAATCAGCTCGGAGGCGACGTCATCCACGAGCTCGGAAATAGCAGCATGCTGTCTTATATCAACATGGCAAAAAATAGCTTCTCTGGGGTCTTCCCGCCGTCCATTTGCGCGGGAGGGGCACTGGTTACGGTCCTTGCTGCATACAATGGATTTACAAGCCTTCGCAGCATGACCTTTCAGAACTGCACGACCCTGGAGCACATTGACTTCACAGAAAACAAAATTGTTGCAGACCTAATGGCTTGTTTTGGCAAGCCTCCAGAACAACTTCGGGGGCTAACTGTCAGTAATAACCATCTGTATGGCACACTTCTGACAGATGATGGTGAGGTATTCCTCTGCAACTCTACTAGGTTATCACTTCTGGACCTCTCAAACAATGCCTTAAATGGAGACCTATCCAACTCCAAGTGTTTATGGAACATGCGGCATTTGGAGTTCATGGATTTGTCCAGCAACTCGCTCAGTGGTGTAGTTCCGTTCTTGGCGACGCCTAACCGGAATCTTCAGTCTCTACACCTAGCGAATAACCATTTCAGTGGAGCCTTTCCTTTGGTTCTTAAGAAAAGCAAGAAACTTATCACTCTAGATCTGGGAGGCAATAATTTCTCAGGTGGGATACCTTCTTGGATAAGCAAGAGCTTGCCTGACCTAAGATTTCTTTTACTGTCATCAAACATGTTTGATGGCATCATACCATCACAGATATTACAATTTCGTCAACTCCAGCTATTGGACCTGTCAAAAAACAAGTTCACTGGACGGATTCCATCCAATTTTGGTAACTTTACTGGCATGATCCAAGAACAGAAAAATGGGAACAGCACATACTGCTACCTGCCAGCAGAGCAGCTTCGTATAGTCCTGAAGAATGAGGGTTATCTTTACAACTTCACGATATCGTTCATAGTGGGTATGGACTTATCTAGCAACTTCCTTTCACAAGAGATCCCAAAAGGACTCACATCACTTGTTGGACTCAGGTACCTAAACTTGTCAAGAAACCATCTCTCAGGTGGTATTCCCGGAGACGTTGGCAATCTGGCATTGCTAGAATCCTTGGACCTTTCGGAAAACCAACTCTCAGGGGAAATTCCTCCAAGCCTTGCAGATTTGAAGGCCCTCGGCACTCTGAACCTCTCGACCAACGGTTTATCGGGGAGGATACCTACAGGCAGCCAGCTGCAGACATTCCCAGATCCTTCAATATACAGCAATAATCCAGGGCTGTGCGGTTTCCCGCTGCAGGACTGTGTAAACCCATCTGCATCAAACCAGAATGACATGAAGCAGGATGAAGATATGGAGACACTCTGGTTGTACTGCTTTGTGGTAGCAGGAGTCATCTTTGGGTTTTGGCTATACTGGGGCATGCTCTTTTGCAAAGAGACATGGAGGCATGTGTTCTATCAATATGTTGACAGCATGCAAGACAAGGTAATTACCAAGAAAATAGCTGCATATCGCGCCTCCAAGCTAAGGCATGAATAG